Proteins found in one Gemmatimonadota bacterium genomic segment:
- a CDS encoding ABC transporter ATP-binding protein encodes MITTQHLKKLYTTEEVETSALNDVTMAVNEGEFVAIMGPSGCGKSTLLNILGLLDNPSSGEYHFVGEEVAGHSERQRANLRKNNIGFVFQSFNLIDELTVYENIELPLIYLGTSKQERKQRVDAAMEHMQILHRRNHFPQQLSGGQQQRVAVARAVIGNPKLILADEPTGNLDSANGAEVMELLSGLNEAGTTIIMVTHDQALADHAHRTIRLFDGRIVNGAAA; translated from the coding sequence ATGATAACGACACAACATCTCAAGAAACTCTACACCACCGAAGAGGTGGAGACGTCGGCGCTGAACGACGTGACCATGGCAGTGAACGAAGGCGAGTTCGTGGCGATCATGGGCCCTTCGGGCTGCGGCAAGTCCACCCTGCTCAACATCCTCGGGCTCCTCGACAACCCATCGAGTGGGGAGTACCACTTTGTTGGCGAGGAAGTGGCCGGCCACTCCGAGCGGCAGCGGGCCAACCTGCGCAAGAACAACATCGGATTCGTCTTCCAGAGCTTCAACCTGATCGACGAACTCACCGTGTACGAAAACATCGAGCTGCCGCTGATCTACCTGGGCACGTCCAAGCAGGAGCGCAAGCAGCGCGTGGACGCGGCCATGGAGCACATGCAGATACTCCACCGGCGGAACCACTTCCCGCAGCAGCTCTCCGGCGGCCAGCAGCAGCGTGTGGCCGTGGCCCGTGCGGTCATCGGCAACCCAAAGCTGATCCTGGCGGACGAGCCGACGGGTAACCTGGACTCCGCCAACGGTGCGGAGGTGATGGAACTGCTGAGCGGCCTCAACGAGGCGGGCACGACCATCATCATGGTGACCCACGACCAGGCCCTGGCCGACCACGCCCACCGGACCATCCGGCTCTTCGACGGGCGCATCGTGAACGGAGCCGCGGCATAA
- a CDS encoding HlyD family efflux transporter periplasmic adaptor subunit translates to MLIAHGDKRNQDEEDIMDKSTQDGGKPKGLVEMFSSDSRREHEGTMDRRIEKKRFTPRRMALGGLAVLILAFGAYELSAIDSSALNVDAGKLTTAPVTYGPFLEYIVEQGAVMPLTTIYLDAVEGGRVEEVYVEQGTHVEEGTPILRLSNANLQLNVMQREAELFRESNALRQTRVTMEQRRLEMRAQLVEQDYNLRQAEREHARQAALMEADLASRKEYEEASDNLEYYTRKRAVTLETLRQDSLFQAVQIQQLEESISRLQLNLDMVKQNEENLTLRAPITGLLSSLAAEVGESKAGGERLGQIDVVGSFKVRTAIDEHYIARIGTGQPGSFDFAGGTYELVIRRVYPEVIEGQFEADMEFPGGMPDGLRRGQTLQVRVALGELADAMQVPRGGFYQKTGGRWIYVLDPTGEFAVRRQIRLGRQNSQYFEVLEGLEEGERVITSMYDNFGDMERLVMN, encoded by the coding sequence ATGCTGATAGCACATGGCGACAAGCGCAATCAGGATGAGGAGGACATTATGGACAAGTCAACGCAGGACGGCGGGAAGCCGAAGGGTCTCGTGGAAATGTTCTCGTCAGACAGCCGTAGGGAACACGAGGGCACGATGGACCGCAGGATCGAGAAGAAGCGCTTTACGCCGCGTCGGATGGCGCTCGGCGGCCTGGCCGTGCTGATCCTCGCCTTCGGGGCGTACGAGCTTTCGGCCATCGACTCATCCGCATTAAATGTCGACGCCGGCAAGCTGACCACGGCCCCGGTCACCTACGGCCCCTTTCTGGAGTACATCGTCGAGCAGGGCGCGGTGATGCCGCTTACGACGATCTACCTGGACGCGGTCGAAGGCGGGCGCGTGGAAGAGGTCTACGTGGAGCAGGGCACGCATGTCGAGGAAGGCACGCCGATCCTGCGGCTATCCAACGCCAACCTGCAGCTCAACGTCATGCAGCGGGAAGCTGAGCTTTTCCGCGAGTCCAACGCCCTGCGGCAGACGCGAGTGACCATGGAGCAGCGGCGCCTGGAGATGCGGGCGCAGTTGGTGGAACAGGATTACAATCTCCGGCAGGCGGAGCGGGAACACGCTCGCCAGGCCGCGTTAATGGAAGCGGATCTGGCCTCACGGAAGGAGTACGAAGAGGCCAGTGACAATCTCGAATACTATACGCGCAAGCGGGCCGTGACCCTGGAGACGCTGCGCCAGGACTCGCTCTTTCAGGCGGTGCAGATACAGCAGCTGGAGGAATCGATTAGCCGTTTGCAGTTGAACCTGGACATGGTGAAGCAGAACGAGGAGAACCTGACGCTGCGCGCGCCGATCACGGGGCTTCTTTCCTCTCTGGCGGCCGAGGTGGGGGAGTCGAAGGCGGGCGGCGAAAGGCTCGGACAGATCGACGTGGTGGGCAGCTTCAAGGTACGCACGGCGATCGATGAGCACTACATCGCCCGCATCGGAACCGGCCAGCCGGGTTCCTTCGATTTCGCCGGCGGGACCTACGAACTGGTGATCCGGCGGGTGTATCCCGAGGTGATCGAAGGCCAGTTCGAGGCGGACATGGAGTTCCCCGGAGGGATGCCCGATGGACTGCGCCGGGGACAGACGCTCCAGGTGCGCGTCGCCCTGGGCGAACTGGCCGACGCCATGCAGGTGCCTCGGGGCGGTTTCTACCAGAAGACGGGCGGGCGCTGGATCTACGTGCTGGATCCTACGGGCGAGTTCGCCGTGCGGCGGCAGATCCGGCTCGGCCGGCAGAACAGCCAGTACTTCGAGGTGCTCGAAGGGCTTGAAGAGGGCGAGCGGGTCATCACCTCCATGTATGACAACTTCGGCGACATGGAACGACTGGTAATGAACTAG
- a CDS encoding FtsX-like permease family protein, with protein MIRNYITTAVRNILKYKGYSVINVIGLAIGLAGCVLMLLYVQYEFSYDGYHEKKDRIYRLENHSEMSGIARKVAISPAPWGPALLNDYPGIEAMARVKLAMGRHTIQHGDKAFYGEAVVYADSTLFEIFTFPLVRGNPRTALAAPFTAVVSESFAKEHFGGTDPIGLSMNIPGFYSVTVTGVMSDVPLNSHVRFDYLTSYATWTSLGWGGPETFQRKGLNSEVRTFLLLREGYPVRDLEAQLPLFIEKYLGDRLRSSGIRVNPVLRPIEDIHLYCRDVQWSSGLVNSEGGDIRFIYIAVSVAAFILVIACINFINLTTARAARRAREVSMRKILGSRRIHVVFQFIGETVLLSLFALALAVALLHVLVPTFNELFGTGITMVLSLELALMLTGMVLLTGMLAGIYPAFVLSSFRPTDLLRGPMKTGTARLISRRVLVVFQFSIAIIMISGIGVISDQIVFMQNKDPGFDAEGVVVVALPRGEDAMQKYDVFKANALSYPDVLAVSQFAHLPESLPTGGVRPPDVPEDQLTHFQMIHGGYDLHKAMGFEVVQGRYFSRDRSTDANACVINETAVRALGWNDSVGKSLISPYSQELTVIGVIRDFHTRSFHHATEPIWIGPPDQRGQAAHIVIKLRAQNVAGALGILKDQWREIYPDQPEMEHLFLSNLMEDQYRGDRLLGTIFTAGTLVSILIACLGLLGLSAFMVQSRIKEVGVRKVLGASVGQVVILLYREFTLYVLIAWVVGVPLIYYMADVWLRDFAYRVEPNPWTFVLTGVVVMLITWFTVGFQTVKAAETNPVEVLRG; from the coding sequence ATGATACGCAACTATATCACGACCGCGGTAAGGAACATTTTAAAGTACAAAGGGTATTCCGTAATCAACGTGATCGGTCTCGCTATTGGACTGGCGGGTTGTGTCCTCATGCTTCTATACGTTCAATACGAGTTCAGCTACGACGGATATCATGAAAAGAAGGATCGCATCTACCGGCTCGAGAATCATTCCGAAATGTCGGGCATCGCACGGAAAGTCGCCATCAGTCCCGCACCATGGGGTCCTGCCCTGCTCAACGATTATCCGGGCATTGAGGCCATGGCCAGGGTGAAACTAGCGATGGGCCGCCATACCATACAACACGGCGATAAGGCTTTTTATGGGGAAGCGGTTGTCTACGCCGATTCTACCCTGTTCGAGATCTTCACTTTCCCGTTGGTCAGAGGAAATCCCCGCACGGCTTTGGCTGCCCCTTTCACCGCGGTCGTATCGGAGTCCTTTGCCAAGGAACATTTCGGCGGGACAGACCCGATTGGCCTTTCGATGAACATACCCGGTTTTTACTCCGTGACGGTAACAGGCGTCATGAGCGACGTTCCGTTGAATTCGCATGTGCGATTCGACTATCTGACCTCTTACGCCACATGGACTTCGTTAGGCTGGGGTGGACCGGAGACCTTCCAAAGAAAGGGCCTTAACAGCGAAGTCCGTACATTCCTCCTGTTAAGAGAGGGTTATCCCGTCCGGGACCTGGAAGCTCAATTGCCCCTATTCATAGAAAAGTACCTTGGAGACCGGCTGCGTTCATCTGGAATCAGAGTAAATCCGGTACTTCGGCCAATTGAAGATATTCATCTATACTGCCGCGACGTTCAATGGAGTTCGGGTCTGGTTAACTCCGAAGGCGGGGATATACGATTCATCTATATCGCGGTCTCGGTGGCGGCATTCATCCTGGTCATCGCCTGTATCAATTTCATCAACCTGACCACGGCCAGGGCGGCGCGCCGTGCACGGGAAGTGAGCATGCGCAAAATCCTCGGCAGCCGCCGAATCCATGTCGTGTTTCAATTCATCGGAGAAACCGTATTGTTGAGTTTGTTCGCCCTGGCGCTGGCCGTCGCGCTGCTCCACGTGCTTGTACCCACTTTCAATGAATTGTTCGGTACGGGAATCACAATGGTTTTATCGTTGGAACTGGCTTTGATGCTGACAGGGATGGTCTTGCTCACCGGGATGTTGGCAGGGATCTATCCCGCGTTCGTCCTTTCGTCCTTTAGACCGACGGACTTGCTGCGGGGACCGATGAAGACCGGAACTGCCAGGTTGATCTCTCGCAGGGTACTCGTGGTATTTCAATTCTCTATCGCGATCATCATGATTTCCGGTATCGGTGTGATCTCCGATCAGATCGTATTCATGCAAAATAAGGATCCGGGATTCGATGCGGAAGGCGTCGTCGTTGTCGCGCTGCCTCGAGGAGAAGACGCCATGCAGAAGTACGACGTTTTCAAAGCGAACGCTCTGAGTTATCCCGACGTTCTGGCGGTGAGCCAATTCGCGCATCTGCCGGAATCGCTCCCTACCGGAGGGGTAAGGCCGCCGGACGTACCTGAAGACCAACTGACTCATTTCCAGATGATCCACGGCGGATACGATCTTCATAAGGCAATGGGCTTTGAAGTAGTTCAGGGTCGGTATTTTTCCCGAGACAGGTCAACTGACGCCAATGCGTGCGTGATCAACGAGACTGCGGTCCGTGCCCTCGGTTGGAACGATTCGGTAGGCAAGTCGCTCATCAGTCCATATTCACAGGAACTGACGGTGATCGGAGTCATAAGGGATTTTCACACCCGATCGTTTCATCACGCGACAGAGCCCATTTGGATCGGTCCGCCTGATCAGCGCGGTCAAGCCGCACATATTGTCATCAAACTCCGGGCTCAAAATGTGGCCGGCGCCCTCGGTATTCTGAAGGATCAGTGGCGGGAGATCTACCCCGATCAACCCGAGATGGAGCACTTGTTCTTAAGTAATCTGATGGAAGATCAATATAGGGGAGACCGTTTGCTTGGAACGATCTTCACAGCCGGTACCCTGGTTTCCATCTTGATCGCCTGCCTGGGGCTCCTGGGCCTGTCCGCCTTCATGGTCCAGAGCCGCATCAAGGAAGTAGGTGTTCGTAAAGTCCTGGGTGCCTCGGTCGGCCAGGTCGTTATTCTCCTGTACCGGGAGTTTACCCTGTACGTCCTCATCGCGTGGGTTGTCGGCGTACCGTTGATCTACTATATGGCGGATGTGTGGCTGCGCGACTTCGCCTATCGCGTAGAACCGAATCCATGGACGTTTGTTTTAACCGGCGTCGTCGTGATGCTGATTACCTGGTTTACCGTGGGATTCCAGACCGTGAAAGCGGCAGAGACGAACCCGGTTGAAGTGCTCAGGGGATAA
- a CDS encoding FtsX-like permease family protein, translating to MIRNYITTAIRNLLKHKGYSLVNVIGLALGLAGCILMLLYIRYETSYDDFHLKQDRMYRIEVDMLFDGRESKFTTTPSAWGPVLLAEYPSIENLTRLRPLLEQQPVQLEDRSIRGKASFFADSTLFDVFTLPLARGTPATALTRPHTIVLSESMANTCFGETDPTGSPITLDLGKGNTLPLTVTGVVRDLPENSHLRFDFLISYVTLESLGWGEPANMRDHGGDFNIYTYLLLREGYSARELEQQLPGFIERHLGDVLRAFGMEQNAYLRPVGDIHLYTYDMTRGGGTGDIRTVYVAFLLAAFILVLACANFINLTTARSLSRASEVGMRKVLGGTRAHAMLQYIGESVLLTLFALGLSIVLLQTLLPAVNDLLNQNINLELTTDTMLMLAGVVLLVGILAGTYPAFVISSFQPTAVLRGSSESGATGALFRRILIVFQFTVSVVLIIGTWTISDQLDYMLSEDLGFEEDGVVLIDMPERAYEVFRDNALRYPEILAMARSSTMFENSYSVGGLTLEDVPLDQQTLFQIFSADIGFSDIMGLELVEGRFLSRERSADADACLINETAVRALGLEDPVGTTLLGPSKIDNVWQQCEVIGVVRDFNVESLRGEILPMKIALAQYVQQYGSIVVKIDSSNEANALNILREQWNRVYPDLPEPEFTLLKDKVAGMYEDDHILRTVFTAGSTVSILIACLGLLGLSAFMVQRRIREIGVRKVLGATVGQIVVLLYREFTLYVLIAWVVGVPLIYYMADVWLRDFAYRIEPNPWTFIFAGVVMMLITWFTVGFQTVKAAETNPVEVLRG from the coding sequence ATGATACGCAACTACATTACGACAGCCATAAGGAATCTTTTAAAGCACAAAGGGTATTCCCTGGTCAACGTAATCGGTCTCGCCCTTGGCCTGGCGGGATGCATCCTGATGCTGCTCTATATTCGGTACGAAACCAGTTATGACGATTTCCATTTGAAGCAGGACCGCATGTATCGGATTGAAGTCGATATGCTTTTTGACGGCCGCGAGAGCAAATTCACTACGACTCCATCGGCCTGGGGCCCCGTTTTACTTGCCGAATACCCGTCCATAGAAAACTTGACCAGGCTACGGCCGTTGTTGGAACAGCAGCCGGTACAACTCGAAGACAGGTCGATACGCGGCAAAGCGTCATTCTTCGCCGATTCGACCCTGTTCGACGTCTTCACGCTTCCTCTGGCCAGGGGCACGCCCGCCACGGCCCTGACCAGGCCGCATACGATCGTCCTATCGGAATCCATGGCGAATACATGCTTTGGCGAGACGGACCCCACAGGTTCTCCGATCACCCTGGACCTGGGGAAAGGAAACACGCTGCCTCTGACTGTAACGGGCGTCGTGCGCGACCTTCCGGAGAATTCCCATCTGCGCTTCGATTTCCTGATCTCCTACGTCACGCTCGAGTCATTGGGTTGGGGCGAGCCCGCCAACATGCGTGATCATGGTGGCGATTTCAACATCTATACCTACCTCCTCTTGCGTGAAGGATATTCCGCCCGGGAACTGGAACAGCAATTGCCCGGTTTCATCGAAAGACACCTCGGAGATGTACTGCGGGCATTCGGCATGGAACAGAATGCCTATCTGCGGCCTGTCGGTGATATACACCTGTACACCTACGATATGACACGAGGAGGCGGTACCGGGGACATCCGCACCGTCTATGTCGCCTTCCTTCTGGCGGCCTTCATACTGGTGCTCGCCTGTGCCAACTTCATCAATCTGACAACGGCCAGGTCGCTCAGCCGCGCGAGTGAAGTGGGTATGCGAAAGGTGCTGGGCGGCACGCGGGCTCACGCCATGCTGCAATACATAGGCGAATCCGTGTTGTTGACTTTGTTCGCCCTTGGATTGTCCATCGTGCTGCTTCAGACCCTGCTGCCCGCTGTCAACGATCTGCTCAACCAGAACATCAACCTGGAGTTAACGACGGATACGATGCTGATGCTCGCGGGGGTGGTCCTGCTCGTCGGGATACTCGCGGGTACCTATCCCGCTTTCGTCATTTCGTCCTTTCAGCCGACGGCCGTGCTGCGAGGTTCGTCTGAATCCGGGGCCACGGGCGCACTCTTCCGAAGAATACTCATCGTGTTTCAGTTTACCGTCTCGGTCGTCCTGATCATCGGCACGTGGACGATCTCGGACCAGCTCGACTACATGCTGAGCGAAGACCTGGGGTTCGAGGAAGACGGCGTCGTCCTCATCGATATGCCGGAGCGCGCCTATGAAGTATTCAGAGATAACGCGCTCAGATATCCCGAAATCCTGGCGATGGCACGGTCGTCAACGATGTTTGAAAACTCGTATTCTGTAGGCGGATTAACTCTGGAAGACGTTCCGTTGGACCAGCAAACGCTTTTTCAGATTTTCAGCGCAGATATTGGCTTTTCCGACATAATGGGACTTGAGTTGGTTGAAGGGCGTTTTTTATCTCGAGAGCGGTCTGCGGACGCCGATGCGTGCCTGATCAACGAGACGGCGGTACGCGCCCTGGGTTTGGAAGATCCCGTCGGAACGACACTCTTGGGGCCAAGCAAGATCGACAATGTGTGGCAGCAGTGCGAGGTGATTGGCGTCGTACGGGATTTCAACGTGGAATCGTTGCGTGGGGAAATTCTGCCCATGAAGATCGCTTTGGCGCAATACGTTCAACAATACGGTTCTATTGTGGTCAAGATCGACAGCAGTAACGAGGCAAACGCGCTCAACATCCTGAGGGAGCAGTGGAACCGGGTATATCCCGATCTTCCGGAACCGGAGTTCACATTACTGAAAGACAAGGTGGCAGGGATGTATGAAGACGATCACATCCTCCGGACCGTTTTCACGGCAGGGTCGACCGTATCGATTCTGATCGCCTGCCTGGGGCTCCTGGGCCTGTCCGCCTTCATGGTCCAGCGCCGCATCAGGGAGATAGGCGTTCGAAAAGTCCTGGGGGCCACGGTCGGCCAGATCGTAGTTCTCCTGTACCGGGAATTCACGCTGTACGTCCTCATCGCGTGGGTTGTCGGCGTCCCGTTGATCTACTACATGGCGGATGTGTGGCTGCGCGACTTCGCCTACCGCATCGAACCGAATCCGTGGACGTTCATCTTCGCCGGCGTCGTCATGATGCTGATTACCTGGTTTACCGTAGGATTCCAGACCGTGAAAGCGGCAGAGACGAACCCGGTTGAAGTACTCAGGGGATAG
- a CDS encoding ABC transporter permease subunit, whose translation MIRQILRLTRWELFKIRRRWLPWLLLAVIVIMNQLSLWTIYVTYSNETYFFAPVDQYVVISLPPDADGVESAIKVSCDDIDDGKVESILADVPDEFREQAHWEVATHRERCPEIRDQIAAQRQLFLNTCILPGSLGTGLKSGKDFVTILVIILATAIIGKEYSLGTFRPALTRGPRRWQFLGAKALSIVFISGAGLLFVVLTVVVGSLAMALLTGEDLVTAESGTWSSSAVIFVKMICALLPYIAVSLFFTVLTSSGTSGVSISLLYFFGDLIAAGPLTSLFGQHVVNYMLGPNVMMFLQLDFVLPVEEGASFFASFVDMYLNPLLVMFAYTVVSGAAAFWLFLRRDVTGPRGE comes from the coding sequence ATGATCCGTCAGATACTGCGCCTTACACGATGGGAGTTGTTCAAGATCCGGCGGCGATGGCTGCCCTGGCTACTTCTGGCCGTGATCGTCATCATGAACCAACTCTCTTTATGGACTATTTACGTGACGTACAGTAACGAGACGTACTTTTTTGCCCCTGTCGATCAGTACGTCGTTATCTCGCTACCGCCGGACGCGGATGGGGTAGAATCGGCTATTAAGGTTTCCTGCGACGACATCGACGACGGCAAGGTCGAGTCCATTCTGGCAGACGTTCCGGACGAGTTCCGGGAACAGGCCCACTGGGAAGTGGCAACTCACCGGGAGCGGTGCCCCGAAATCCGGGACCAGATTGCCGCACAAAGACAGCTTTTCTTGAATACCTGTATCCTTCCAGGCAGTCTCGGCACCGGTCTGAAGTCAGGCAAGGATTTCGTAACCATTCTGGTCATCATTCTGGCCACAGCAATAATCGGAAAGGAATACAGCCTGGGTACCTTCCGGCCGGCGTTGACCAGGGGCCCGAGACGCTGGCAGTTCCTGGGCGCGAAGGCGCTGTCGATAGTGTTCATCTCCGGTGCCGGGTTGCTCTTCGTGGTCCTGACCGTCGTGGTCGGCAGCCTGGCGATGGCGCTCCTGACCGGCGAAGATCTGGTTACCGCGGAATCGGGAACGTGGTCGTCCTCGGCGGTGATTTTCGTCAAGATGATCTGCGCGCTGCTTCCGTACATCGCGGTGTCCCTGTTCTTTACGGTGTTGACGTCATCAGGGACGAGCGGCGTGTCGATCTCACTATTGTATTTCTTTGGCGATCTCATAGCCGCCGGTCCCCTTACCAGTTTGTTCGGTCAGCACGTCGTCAACTACATGCTCGGACCCAACGTCATGATGTTCTTGCAGCTCGACTTCGTGCTGCCCGTGGAAGAGGGTGCCAGTTTCTTCGCTTCCTTTGTTGATATGTACCTTAATCCACTCCTGGTCATGTTCGCCTACACCGTCGTCTCCGGTGCGGCCGCGTTCTGGCTCTTCCTCCGCAGGGACGTGACAGGGCCGAGGGGGGAGTGA
- a CDS encoding ABC transporter ATP-binding protein, whose translation MTSNNFAIRTESLTKHYGRIVAVDGLSLTVPRGQIFGLLGPNGSGKTTTMGMLLGLVKPTSGRFRLLDAGISYREALRRTGAIVETPCFYPYLSGRDNLAYFQGISGKSDRGELNELLERVGLADRADDRFRTYSLGMKQRLGLAYVLLGDPEILFLDEPTNGMDPDGMAEIRDLIRTLGTGDRTVLLSSHLLHEVEQVCDSVAILSRGRLIVQGGIHDLVHSLAGDQLRVHTTDNEKAIRILSALDWVGEIIVEDGTILVTAPAERSPELTEALGRSQVYVAEMSAEQMSLEQYYFKVTGGGDGEAG comes from the coding sequence ACTTCCAACAACTTTGCCATACGGACCGAATCCCTCACCAAACACTACGGCCGCATCGTAGCCGTGGACGGGCTCTCGCTGACGGTGCCGCGCGGTCAGATCTTCGGACTGCTTGGTCCCAACGGTTCGGGCAAGACGACCACGATGGGCATGCTGCTTGGACTCGTGAAGCCCACCTCGGGACGCTTCAGGCTGTTGGACGCGGGCATCTCCTACCGGGAAGCCCTGCGCCGCACCGGCGCCATCGTCGAGACGCCCTGTTTCTATCCCTACTTGTCGGGCCGCGACAACCTCGCCTACTTCCAGGGCATATCCGGGAAGAGCGACCGCGGAGAATTGAACGAATTGCTTGAAAGGGTGGGCCTCGCCGATCGCGCGGACGACCGCTTCCGCACCTACTCCCTGGGCATGAAGCAGCGGCTGGGACTGGCCTATGTCCTCCTGGGCGATCCCGAAATCCTGTTCCTGGACGAACCCACCAACGGCATGGACCCGGACGGCATGGCCGAGATCCGGGACCTGATCCGAACCCTCGGGACCGGGGACCGTACCGTGCTGCTGTCGAGCCACCTGCTGCACGAAGTCGAGCAGGTGTGCGACAGCGTCGCCATCCTCTCGCGCGGCAGGCTCATCGTCCAGGGTGGAATCCATGATCTGGTCCATTCGCTGGCCGGGGACCAGCTTCGCGTTCATACCACCGATAACGAAAAAGCGATCCGGATACTGTCCGCTCTGGACTGGGTCGGGGAGATCATCGTGGAGGACGGGACGATCCTGGTCACGGCCCCCGCGGAACGATCGCCGGAACTGACCGAGGCGCTCGGCCGCTCGCAAGTCTACGTCGCGGAAATGTCGGCGGAGCAGATGTCCCTGGAGCAGTACTACTTCAAGGTCACCGGTGGCGGTGACGGGGAGGCAGGATGA